A window from Aquabacterium sp. NJ1 encodes these proteins:
- the rlmD gene encoding 23S rRNA (uracil(1939)-C(5))-methyltransferase RlmD codes for MSESSPVSVSAAPAEAVATPIDTPVPPHLEWLKVESLDLEAQGVAHRANGKVVFVEDALPGEEVRVTVSRKKNNWEQGTMTDLRCESSQRVKPKCAYFGLCGGCKMQHFHPSAQVAVKQRVLEDNLWHLGKVKPEMLLRPIEGPTWGYRYRARLSVRYVAKKNTVLVGFHERKSRYVADMQTCEILPPHMSRLLMPLRALIMGMEQRESLPQIEVAIGTKVTVLVLRHLNPLSAADAQRLKDFATEHSAHDGGQHTISWWLQPKGPDTVHPLDESLPSLDYTLPEFGITMPFKPTDFTQVNHAINQVLVGRALRLLAVQPTERVIDWFCGLGNFTLPLATQAREVLGIEGSEALVARSRENAKFNQVDANTSFVARNLFEITPQELASYGHADKWLVDPPREGAFALAKAMADLHQDPTLVPDWVPPKRIVYVSCNPATLARDAGLLVHQAGYRCVSGGAVNMFPHTAHVESMAVFERD; via the coding sequence ATGAGTGAATCATCCCCCGTTTCTGTTTCTGCCGCCCCCGCTGAAGCCGTGGCGACACCCATCGACACCCCTGTGCCGCCCCACCTGGAGTGGTTGAAGGTCGAATCCCTGGATCTGGAAGCCCAGGGCGTGGCCCACCGCGCCAACGGCAAGGTCGTGTTTGTCGAAGATGCCTTGCCCGGTGAAGAGGTGCGCGTCACCGTGTCGCGCAAGAAGAACAACTGGGAGCAGGGCACCATGACCGACTTGCGTTGCGAAAGCTCGCAGCGCGTCAAGCCCAAGTGCGCCTATTTCGGCCTGTGCGGTGGCTGCAAGATGCAGCATTTCCACCCCAGTGCCCAGGTGGCCGTCAAGCAGCGTGTGCTGGAGGACAACCTCTGGCATCTCGGCAAGGTCAAGCCCGAGATGCTGCTGCGCCCCATCGAGGGGCCGACATGGGGCTACCGCTACCGCGCTCGCCTGTCCGTGCGCTACGTGGCCAAGAAGAACACCGTGCTGGTAGGTTTTCACGAGCGCAAGTCACGCTACGTGGCCGACATGCAGACCTGCGAGATCCTGCCTCCGCACATGAGCCGCCTGCTGATGCCGCTGCGCGCGCTGATCATGGGCATGGAGCAGCGCGAAAGCCTGCCGCAGATCGAAGTGGCCATCGGCACCAAAGTGACTGTGCTGGTGCTGCGCCACCTGAACCCGCTCAGCGCCGCCGACGCCCAGCGCCTCAAGGACTTCGCCACCGAGCACAGCGCCCACGATGGCGGCCAACACACCATCTCGTGGTGGTTGCAGCCCAAGGGGCCGGACACCGTGCACCCGCTGGACGAATCTCTGCCATCGCTGGACTACACCTTGCCCGAGTTCGGCATCACCATGCCGTTCAAGCCCACCGACTTCACCCAGGTCAACCACGCCATCAACCAGGTGCTGGTGGGCCGGGCGCTGCGCCTGCTGGCCGTACAGCCCACCGAGCGCGTGATCGACTGGTTCTGCGGCCTGGGCAACTTCACCTTGCCGCTGGCCACGCAGGCGCGCGAGGTGCTGGGCATCGAGGGCAGCGAAGCCCTGGTGGCGCGCTCACGCGAGAACGCGAAGTTCAACCAGGTGGACGCCAATACCAGCTTCGTGGCGCGCAACCTGTTCGAGATCACCCCGCAGGAGCTGGCCAGCTATGGCCACGCCGACAAGTGGCTGGTGGACCCACCGCGTGAAGGTGCTTTCGCCCTGGCCAAGGCCATGGCCGATCTGCATCAGGACCCGACCCTGGTGCCAGATTGGGTACCGCCCAAGCGCATCGTTTATGTGAGCTGCAACCCGGCCACGCTTGCGCGCGATGCCGGCCTGCTGGTGCACCAGGCGGGTTACCGCTGCGTGTCAGGCGGGGCGGTGAACATGTTTCCCCATACCGCTCACGTCGAAAGCATGGCGGTTTTCGAGCGCGACTGA
- a CDS encoding peptidoglycan DD-metalloendopeptidase family protein, translating to MTSTIRLAASAALLLILAGCASPGHRAPVEDRSRAGTSGSSTNTAAQRVLPGAENAGKPGYYTVKPGDTLIRISLDAGQNWRDLAAWNNLENPNIIEVGQVLRVVPPSVDASATGSSAIASAKPISSPKIESRSLDSKGGPAKAASGATAGAASAAASGAASAASSGAAASAADSKDAGKEAAKDSSKDTDEPVWGWPANGPTIGTFEEGKRKGLAIGGKAGDPVMAAADGRVVYAGSGLRGYGNLIIIKHNGEYLTAYAHNQTLLVKEDQAVRKGQKIAEMGSTDTDRVQLHFEIRKQGKPIDPAKQLPSR from the coding sequence ATGACTTCCACTATCAGGTTGGCCGCTTCGGCCGCGTTGTTGCTCATCCTGGCCGGTTGCGCCTCTCCCGGTCACCGTGCCCCGGTCGAAGACCGTTCGCGTGCGGGCACCTCGGGCTCGTCCACGAACACTGCCGCACAGCGCGTGCTGCCTGGTGCAGAGAACGCTGGCAAGCCCGGCTACTACACGGTCAAGCCGGGTGACACCCTGATCCGCATCTCGCTGGATGCCGGTCAGAACTGGCGTGATCTGGCGGCCTGGAACAACCTCGAGAACCCCAACATCATCGAGGTTGGTCAGGTTTTGCGCGTGGTTCCGCCGAGCGTGGACGCCAGCGCGACAGGCTCGTCTGCCATTGCCTCGGCCAAGCCCATCAGCAGCCCCAAGATTGAAAGCCGCTCGCTGGACAGCAAGGGTGGCCCTGCCAAGGCCGCATCGGGTGCGACTGCGGGTGCAGCCAGCGCAGCCGCCAGTGGCGCGGCCAGCGCAGCGTCCTCGGGTGCCGCGGCCAGCGCGGCCGATTCGAAGGATGCAGGCAAGGAAGCCGCCAAGGACAGCAGCAAGGACACGGACGAGCCTGTGTGGGGCTGGCCCGCCAATGGTCCGACCATCGGCACCTTTGAAGAGGGCAAACGCAAGGGGCTGGCGATTGGCGGCAAGGCGGGTGACCCCGTGATGGCCGCAGCCGATGGCCGTGTCGTGTATGCCGGCTCCGGCCTGCGCGGTTACGGCAACCTCATCATCATCAAGCACAACGGCGAGTACCTGACGGCTTACGCCCACAACCAGACCCTGCTGGTCAAGGAAGACCAGGCCGTGCGCAAGGGCCAGAAGATCGCTGAAATGGGCTCGACCGACACCGATCGCGTCCAGCTGCATTTCGAAATCCGCAAGCAGGGCAAGCCGATCGACCCGGCCAAACAGTTGCCCAGCCGCTGA
- the pcm gene encoding protein-L-isoaspartate O-methyltransferase has protein sequence MARLGGDTMSASQPDRKPRRFPLQLDQVATVKSAGPRPAPAPQAGSRELLRPQAHLQQAEQDRRRHSTPQGVGLDSIHVRRRMVERLMLDGISHPHVLDAFARVPRHLFVDTALVNQAYEDTSLPIGLGQTISKPSVVAAMMQLLCVRPGVPAPAAGTPHRPLGVCLEIGSGCGYQAALLGHLSRRVVSIERLRDLHLKARANLDTLRQHLPEWPDVRLVYGDGMIGHAPLAPYDTIIAAAGGAALPQAWIDQLAPGGRLVAPLEEARGGTQVLTILDRLPDGSLQHSRAGAVLFVPLKSGTT, from the coding sequence ATGGCAAGGCTGGGTGGCGACACGATGAGTGCCAGCCAGCCTGATCGCAAGCCACGTCGCTTCCCGCTGCAGCTGGATCAGGTCGCCACCGTCAAATCGGCGGGCCCCAGGCCGGCGCCCGCGCCGCAGGCCGGCTCGCGGGAGCTGTTGCGCCCCCAGGCCCACCTGCAGCAGGCCGAGCAGGACCGCCGTCGCCACAGCACCCCGCAAGGCGTCGGGCTGGACTCCATCCACGTGCGCCGCCGCATGGTCGAGCGTCTGATGCTCGACGGCATCAGCCATCCCCATGTGCTGGACGCGTTTGCGCGTGTGCCGCGGCATCTTTTTGTCGACACCGCGCTGGTCAACCAGGCTTATGAAGACACCAGCCTGCCGATCGGGCTGGGCCAGACCATTTCCAAGCCCTCGGTCGTGGCCGCCATGATGCAGCTGCTGTGTGTGCGCCCCGGTGTGCCTGCGCCGGCTGCCGGCACCCCGCACAGGCCGCTGGGCGTGTGCCTGGAGATCGGCAGCGGCTGCGGTTACCAGGCGGCATTGCTGGGGCACCTGTCACGGCGCGTGGTGTCCATCGAACGCCTGCGCGACCTGCATCTGAAGGCCCGCGCCAACCTCGATACGCTGCGCCAGCACCTGCCCGAATGGCCGGACGTGCGTTTGGTGTATGGTGACGGCATGATTGGCCATGCACCCCTGGCGCCATACGACACCATCATTGCCGCAGCAGGTGGGGCAGCCTTGCCGCAGGCCTGGATTGATCAACTCGCACCGGGCGGCCGTCTGGTGGCCCCGCTTGAAGAAGCCCGTGGCGGCACGCAGGTGCTGACCATCCTGGACCGCCTGCCGGATGGCAGCTTGCAACATAGTCGCGCCGGTGCGGTCCTGTTCGTCCCTCTAAAATCAGGCACCACATGA
- the surE gene encoding 5'/3'-nucleotidase SurE, with protein sequence MRILIANDDGYLAPGIAALVEACKGLGQIDVFAPERNASGTSNALSLHQPLSLHTAANGFRYVSGTPSDCVHLALTSGLIPKPDLVLSGINNGANMGDDTLYSGTVAAATEGYLFGVPSIAFSLTDKGWQHLDVAARVARQVVEHVLAQEPASRPWLLNVNIPASAQADQAPWAITRLGRRHASFPAVPQANPRGDLFYWIGPAGEAKEDGEGTDFHAVRAGQVSITPLQVDMTDHKRMPAWQGWVATR encoded by the coding sequence ATGCGAATTTTGATTGCCAACGACGATGGCTACCTGGCGCCCGGCATTGCCGCGCTGGTGGAAGCCTGCAAGGGGCTGGGCCAGATCGATGTCTTCGCGCCAGAGCGTAACGCCAGCGGGACATCCAACGCGCTGAGCCTGCATCAACCGCTGAGCCTGCACACAGCCGCCAACGGCTTTCGCTACGTCAGTGGCACCCCGTCGGACTGCGTGCACCTGGCCTTGACCTCCGGTTTGATCCCCAAGCCGGATCTCGTACTGTCGGGTATCAACAACGGCGCCAACATGGGCGACGACACCTTGTACTCGGGCACGGTGGCCGCGGCGACCGAAGGTTACCTGTTCGGCGTGCCTTCCATCGCGTTTTCCTTGACCGACAAGGGGTGGCAGCACCTTGATGTGGCCGCACGCGTGGCGCGCCAGGTGGTCGAGCACGTGCTGGCCCAGGAGCCCGCCTCGCGGCCTTGGCTGCTCAACGTCAACATCCCCGCCTCGGCGCAGGCTGATCAGGCCCCCTGGGCGATCACCCGCCTGGGCCGCCGCCATGCCAGTTTCCCCGCCGTGCCTCAGGCCAACCCGCGCGGCGACCTGTTTTACTGGATCGGCCCGGCCGGCGAAGCCAAGGAAGATGGCGAGGGCACCGATTTCCACGCCGTGCGCGCCGGCCAGGTCTCCATCACGCCCTTGCAGGTGGACATGACCGACCACAAGCGCATGCCGGCATGGCAAGGCTGGGTGGCGACACGATGA
- a CDS encoding response regulator transcription factor, with amino-acid sequence MAVKVLILEDNPVARGFLCRVVRESFSDVSSITEAGDLDAARQLLGHSAGGRAAPSDDPYQLILVDLELPDGSGLELLTELASYPATRIVTTLYSDDDHLFPALQCGADGYLLKEDRFEVLVEELQKIVRGQPPLSPAIARRLLTHFRSGDGMGNGHGQTQAPQAVAPVAAVAPAVLDHERLTPRESEVLTYLSKGFTIKEIASLMGIKWFTVNDHIKSIYKKLNVSSRAEAAVLASKQGLV; translated from the coding sequence ATGGCTGTCAAGGTATTGATTCTTGAAGACAACCCGGTCGCCCGGGGCTTTTTGTGCCGCGTCGTGCGGGAAAGCTTCAGCGACGTCAGCAGCATCACCGAAGCCGGTGATCTGGACGCTGCACGCCAGTTGCTGGGCCACAGCGCGGGCGGCCGTGCAGCCCCTTCTGACGACCCCTATCAGTTGATCCTGGTGGACCTGGAGTTGCCCGACGGCAGTGGCCTGGAGTTGCTGACCGAGCTGGCCAGCTACCCAGCCACCCGCATCGTCACCACCTTGTATTCGGACGACGACCACCTGTTTCCCGCCCTGCAATGCGGCGCCGACGGCTACCTGCTCAAGGAAGACCGCTTCGAAGTGCTGGTGGAAGAGCTGCAGAAGATCGTGCGTGGGCAACCACCGCTGTCACCCGCGATTGCGCGCCGCCTGCTGACGCATTTCCGCTCCGGGGACGGCATGGGCAATGGCCATGGGCAAACCCAGGCGCCGCAAGCGGTGGCGCCGGTTGCGGCCGTGGCACCCGCCGTGCTCGACCATGAAAGGCTGACGCCACGCGAAAGCGAGGTCCTGACCTACCTGAGCAAGGGTTTCACGATCAAGGAAATCGCCTCGCTGATGGGCATCAAGTGGTTTACGGTGAACGACCACATCAAGTCCATCTACAAGAAGCTCAACGTCTCCAGCCGCGCTGAAGCCGCTGTCCTGGCCAGCAAGCAAGGGCTGGTCTGA
- a CDS encoding ATP-binding protein — MASPGPQSSQGDRRTGWPSLDEVLQGAHELPRWIGWRLRALVATVLLACGLFFLLAHWLSTQPHLPFALKATPEGLVKIQNVDTPSLMHLEGRVLDGVRLDRPVESGVQTLSTPIELLSLQRSARWIIDPDLRQRHLQLHERMGALLQAAAGQNMKVALDLRHTPDESVTITPVTWAGLSPLFWLLGLLSIAVFGVGAVVLLAGPQWRNVAFAALALSQSGQLMFIAIENNLDLFAPVWFVQLDMQLRLVFDLVGAAALVQIAVLHPHRMTGWGWYAALAWLSALGLWLGLSQLDSTLNWWVVQSGCVGLSIAAISLMTASFHIEPHPFTLMMRRLVVVAVLTWLLLSLAIWRGVTRADMQLNITNFGVLTWQVFAAMAVLLSPYLSRSRPILQEFSLLAASSTIAASLDLLFVAVFSLGQFTSMTLSLFFSFGLYLIIRRWVMTRLPGRDSLTMERLFQRLYRIAREVERQPDTLDASLMRLMRELFDPLEVTLVPGEVGHTALRGNGSVLLVPIPGWGIRPAAARHVLVLKHSHKGQRLFTSEDARLAERVMEQLYRALSFDQAVEQGRSEERLRIAQDLHDDIGARLLTLMYQAPNAEIEEYIRHTIQDLKTLTRGLAAQSHLLSEAAGEWKRDLSQRLAAARCELDWHMFQDTDLTLTMVQWSALTRIMRELVSNAISHAKAKRVQVKLRLENDRLTLSVEDNGMGRAPATWSHGLGLGGVRKRVKQLGGNVRWLEVEPKGIRCEVVIDYFSGSSGMTGTGTGAHPGGTHPGPDSQFSSH; from the coding sequence ATGGCCTCACCCGGACCCCAAAGCTCGCAGGGCGATCGCCGCACAGGCTGGCCCAGCCTGGACGAAGTCCTGCAGGGTGCGCATGAATTGCCCCGCTGGATCGGCTGGCGCCTGCGTGCACTGGTGGCCACCGTGCTCCTGGCCTGTGGGCTGTTTTTCCTGCTGGCGCACTGGCTGTCGACGCAACCTCACCTGCCCTTTGCACTGAAGGCCACGCCCGAAGGGCTGGTCAAGATCCAGAACGTGGACACGCCCTCCCTGATGCACCTGGAGGGCCGCGTTCTGGATGGTGTGCGGCTCGATCGCCCGGTGGAATCCGGTGTGCAGACCCTGAGCACCCCCATCGAGTTGCTGTCGCTGCAGCGCTCGGCACGCTGGATCATCGACCCGGACTTGCGCCAGCGCCACCTTCAGCTGCATGAGCGCATGGGCGCGCTGCTCCAGGCCGCAGCGGGGCAGAACATGAAGGTGGCGCTGGACTTGCGGCACACGCCAGACGAGTCCGTCACGATCACCCCGGTGACCTGGGCTGGGCTGAGCCCGCTATTCTGGCTGCTGGGCCTGTTGTCGATTGCCGTGTTCGGTGTCGGGGCCGTGGTACTGCTGGCGGGCCCGCAGTGGCGCAATGTCGCTTTCGCAGCCCTGGCACTCAGCCAGAGCGGGCAGTTGATGTTCATTGCCATCGAGAACAACCTGGACTTGTTTGCCCCTGTCTGGTTTGTTCAGCTGGACATGCAGTTGCGGCTGGTGTTCGACCTGGTCGGGGCGGCAGCCCTGGTCCAGATCGCGGTGCTCCACCCCCACAGGATGACGGGCTGGGGCTGGTATGCCGCGCTGGCCTGGCTGTCTGCGCTGGGCCTGTGGCTGGGCTTGAGCCAGCTGGACTCCACCCTCAACTGGTGGGTCGTGCAATCGGGCTGCGTTGGCCTGTCGATCGCTGCCATCAGCCTGATGACCGCCTCGTTCCACATCGAGCCCCACCCCTTCACCCTGATGATGCGGCGCCTGGTGGTGGTGGCCGTGCTGACCTGGCTGCTGCTGAGCCTGGCCATCTGGCGTGGCGTGACACGCGCCGACATGCAGCTCAACATCACCAACTTCGGGGTGCTGACCTGGCAGGTGTTTGCGGCCATGGCGGTGTTGCTGTCGCCTTACCTGTCGCGCTCGCGGCCCATCTTGCAGGAGTTCTCGCTGCTGGCGGCTTCCAGCACGATCGCCGCCTCGCTGGACTTGCTGTTCGTGGCCGTGTTCTCGCTGGGTCAGTTCACGTCAATGACCTTGTCGCTGTTCTTTTCGTTCGGCTTGTACCTCATCATCCGCCGCTGGGTGATGACGCGCCTGCCCGGTCGGGACTCACTGACCATGGAGCGCCTGTTCCAGCGCCTCTACCGCATCGCCCGTGAAGTGGAGCGCCAGCCGGACACGCTGGACGCCTCCCTGATGCGCCTGATGCGCGAGCTGTTTGACCCGCTGGAGGTCACCCTGGTGCCCGGGGAGGTGGGCCACACGGCCTTGCGCGGCAATGGTTCGGTGCTGCTCGTGCCCATCCCCGGCTGGGGCATACGCCCTGCGGCGGCGCGGCACGTGCTGGTGCTCAAGCATTCGCACAAGGGCCAGCGCCTGTTCACGTCCGAAGATGCGCGACTGGCCGAGCGGGTGATGGAGCAGCTCTACCGCGCCCTGAGCTTCGACCAGGCAGTCGAACAAGGCCGCAGCGAGGAGCGCCTGCGCATCGCGCAGGACCTGCACGACGACATCGGCGCGCGCCTGCTGACGCTGATGTACCAGGCGCCCAATGCGGAGATCGAGGAATACATCCGCCACACGATCCAGGATCTCAAGACGCTGACGCGTGGCCTGGCCGCGCAGTCTCACCTGCTGAGCGAAGCCGCCGGCGAGTGGAAGCGCGACCTGAGCCAGCGCCTGGCCGCGGCACGCTGCGAGCTGGACTGGCACATGTTCCAGGACACCGACCTGACGCTGACCATGGTGCAGTGGTCGGCGCTGACGCGCATCATGCGCGAGCTGGTCAGCAATGCCATCAGCCACGCCAAGGCCAAGCGGGTGCAGGTCAAGCTGCGGCTGGAAAACGACCGGCTGACCTTGTCCGTGGAGGACAACGGCATGGGCCGCGCGCCGGCCACCTGGTCACACGGCCTGGGCCTGGGTGGGGTGCGCAAGCGCGTCAAGCAACTGGGCGGCAATGTGCGCTGGCTGGAGGTCGAACCCAAAGGCATCCGCTGCGAGGTGGTGATCGACTACTTCTCGGGCTCCAGCGGCATGACCGGCACCGGCACCGGCGCACACCCGGGCGGCACGCACCCAGGGCCGGACAGCCAGTTTTCTTCGCACTGA
- a CDS encoding GspE/PulE family protein, with translation MTAHASSSGAQHGAHKPHTKRPVTHKGPLEWRVLLAWLTEDKVLTLKDAESVAQRFGAGDSAQHPLVRLAGLGLKRADTGTALELEPLTEWLAGHIGMPYLRIDPLKVDVARVAEVMSINYAERRKALPVQFGLNEITIATCEPLDVGWIDEILAHTKKTIKLVVASPLDLQRYRTEFYTLAKSVKDANKKTGDSVAHNFEQLVELGKTNRQLDANDQGIIQVVDWLWQYAFDQRSSDIHLEPRREMGAIRFRIDGVLHTVYQVPLSVMQAMTARIKLLGRMDVVERRRPLDGRIKTRNPGGDEVEMRLSTMPTAFGEKLVMRIFDPDNTVKSFEALGFAPSETQIWEELVSRPHGIILVTGPTGSGKTTTLYSTLKRVATDEVNVCTIEDPIEMIEPAFNQTQVQPAIDLGFAEGVRALMRQDPDIIMVGEIRDLETAEMAIQSSLTGHLVFSTLHTNDAASAITRLTDLGVPSYLISATVIGVLAQRLVRTLCPACKQPDEQLDPATLAEAIKPWRMNGKINAYKPVGCLDCRMTGFKGRVGLYELLPVSEAIRAGMHPQVDMARIRKQAAKDGLRPLRLGGVMKVAEGVTTLDEVLRNTPQWEA, from the coding sequence ATGACCGCACACGCCTCGTCTTCGGGTGCCCAACACGGGGCCCACAAGCCGCACACCAAGCGCCCCGTGACCCACAAGGGCCCGCTTGAATGGCGCGTGCTGCTGGCCTGGCTGACCGAGGACAAGGTGCTCACCTTGAAAGACGCCGAATCGGTAGCGCAACGCTTTGGCGCCGGCGACAGCGCCCAGCACCCTCTGGTGCGCCTGGCGGGCCTGGGGCTCAAGCGCGCCGATACCGGCACGGCACTGGAGCTGGAGCCCTTGACCGAATGGCTGGCCGGCCACATCGGCATGCCTTATCTGCGCATCGACCCGCTCAAGGTGGACGTGGCCCGCGTGGCCGAGGTGATGTCGATCAACTATGCCGAGCGCCGCAAGGCCCTGCCGGTGCAGTTCGGTCTCAACGAGATCACCATTGCCACCTGCGAGCCGCTGGACGTGGGCTGGATCGACGAGATCCTGGCGCACACCAAGAAGACCATCAAGCTGGTGGTGGCCAGCCCGCTGGACCTGCAGCGCTACCGCACCGAGTTCTACACGCTGGCCAAGTCCGTCAAGGACGCCAACAAGAAGACCGGCGACAGCGTGGCCCACAACTTCGAGCAACTGGTGGAACTGGGCAAGACCAACCGCCAGCTGGATGCCAACGACCAGGGCATCATCCAGGTGGTGGACTGGCTGTGGCAATACGCCTTTGACCAGCGCTCATCGGACATCCACCTCGAACCCCGCCGCGAGATGGGCGCCATCCGCTTCCGCATCGACGGCGTGTTGCACACGGTCTACCAGGTGCCGCTGTCCGTCATGCAGGCCATGACCGCGCGCATCAAGCTGCTGGGCCGCATGGACGTGGTCGAGCGCCGCCGCCCGCTGGACGGCCGCATCAAGACGCGCAACCCGGGTGGCGACGAAGTCGAAATGCGCCTGTCCACCATGCCCACCGCTTTCGGCGAAAAGCTGGTGATGCGCATCTTCGACCCGGACAACACCGTCAAGTCCTTCGAGGCCCTGGGTTTTGCGCCGTCCGAGACGCAGATCTGGGAAGAGCTGGTGTCCCGCCCGCACGGCATCATCCTGGTCACCGGCCCAACGGGTTCAGGCAAGACCACGACGCTGTACTCGACGCTCAAGCGCGTGGCCACCGACGAGGTCAACGTCTGCACCATCGAGGACCCGATCGAAATGATCGAGCCCGCCTTCAACCAGACGCAGGTGCAGCCGGCCATCGACCTGGGCTTTGCCGAAGGCGTGCGCGCCCTGATGCGCCAGGACCCGGACATCATCATGGTGGGCGAAATCCGCGACCTGGAAACCGCCGAGATGGCCATCCAGTCTTCGTTGACCGGCCACCTCGTGTTCTCCACCTTGCACACCAACGATGCGGCTTCGGCCATCACGCGCCTGACCGATCTGGGTGTGCCGTCCTACCTGATCAGCGCCACGGTGATCGGTGTGCTGGCCCAGCGCCTGGTGCGCACGCTTTGCCCGGCGTGCAAGCAGCCCGATGAGCAACTCGACCCGGCCACGCTGGCCGAGGCCATCAAGCCCTGGCGCATGAACGGCAAGATCAACGCCTACAAGCCCGTGGGCTGCCTGGATTGCCGCATGACCGGTTTCAAGGGGCGGGTCGGCTTGTACGAACTGCTGCCCGTGTCGGAAGCCATCCGCGCAGGCATGCACCCGCAGGTGGACATGGCCCGCATCCGCAAGCAGGCGGCCAAGGACGGGCTGCGCCCGCTGCGCCTGGGGGGCGTCATGAAGGTGGCCGAGGGCGTCACCACGCTGGACGAGGTCTTGCGCAACACCCCGCAGTGGGAAGCCTAG
- a CDS encoding spermidine synthase, whose product MKRTKAVRLPALPDATISEEGGLRYLHLETPWIQGAMRIRQPQKLELDYIQRMMAWMLLRDPAELPHTRSLQLGLGAAAITKYCHSVLRLPTTAVEINPQVIAACRNWFHLPDDDERLTVILGDAARYVNEDAHIASADALCVDLYDHEAASPVLDDEDFYRACWRVLDDGGIMTVNLFGRDASFERSASRISAAFGEGRVAMLKPTTEGNTIVLAWKGFDMPEREVLAQRAETLQTRWSLPARKWVKLLSTFTPAASSKT is encoded by the coding sequence GTGAAACGCACCAAAGCTGTTCGGCTCCCCGCCCTCCCTGACGCCACCATTTCCGAAGAAGGTGGCCTTCGTTACCTCCACCTCGAGACGCCCTGGATCCAGGGCGCCATGCGCATCCGCCAGCCTCAGAAGCTGGAGCTGGACTACATCCAGCGCATGATGGCCTGGATGCTGCTGCGCGACCCCGCCGAGCTGCCCCACACGCGCAGCCTGCAGCTGGGCCTGGGGGCGGCCGCCATCACCAAGTACTGCCACAGCGTGCTGCGTCTGCCCACCACGGCCGTCGAGATCAACCCGCAGGTCATCGCGGCCTGCCGCAACTGGTTCCACCTGCCTGACGATGACGAGCGCCTGACCGTCATCCTCGGTGATGCAGCCAGGTACGTGAACGAGGACGCGCACATCGCCAGCGCCGATGCCCTGTGCGTCGACCTGTATGACCATGAGGCCGCCAGCCCCGTGCTGGATGACGAGGACTTCTACCGCGCCTGCTGGCGGGTGCTGGACGATGGCGGCATCATGACCGTCAACCTCTTCGGGCGCGATGCCAGCTTCGAGCGCAGCGCCTCGCGCATCAGCGCCGCCTTTGGCGAGGGCCGGGTGGCCATGCTCAAACCCACCACCGAGGGCAACACCATCGTCCTGGCCTGGAAGGGTTTCGACATGCCAGAGCGTGAAGTGCTGGCACAACGTGCCGAAACTTTACAGACCCGTTGGTCGCTTCCCGCGCGAAAATGGGTCAAGCTTCTCTCCACATTCACGCCTGCCGCGTCCAGCAAGACATGA
- a CDS encoding DNA-deoxyinosine glycosylase, translating to MARPRSSLSDATNATAPTETTASTASTAQRLSGLAPVAAPGARLLVLGSFPSVASLQAQQYYAHPRNHFWPILSALWGLEGEQALPALPYAERLPIVQAHGLAIWDVYAGCERQGSLDSAIQNAQLNDLAGLIRRIPTLEAIAHNGGESARHMKITQALGLPVYKLPSTSPANASWSFERKLAAWQAVFAAHRLTQLVKG from the coding sequence ATGGCCCGCCCACGTTCGTCCTTATCCGACGCCACCAACGCCACCGCCCCCACCGAGACCACGGCAAGCACCGCTTCAACAGCGCAGCGCCTGTCGGGCCTGGCACCGGTTGCCGCACCGGGCGCGCGCCTGCTGGTGCTGGGGAGCTTCCCCAGTGTGGCCTCGCTGCAGGCCCAGCAGTACTACGCCCACCCGCGCAACCACTTCTGGCCCATCCTCTCGGCCCTGTGGGGGCTGGAGGGCGAGCAGGCCCTGCCCGCCCTGCCCTATGCCGAGCGCCTGCCCATCGTGCAGGCACATGGCCTGGCCATCTGGGACGTGTACGCCGGTTGCGAGCGCCAGGGCAGCCTGGACAGCGCCATCCAGAACGCGCAGCTCAATGACCTGGCCGGGCTGATCCGCCGCATCCCCACGCTGGAGGCGATTGCGCACAACGGGGGTGAGTCGGCGCGCCACATGAAGATCACGCAGGCACTGGGCTTGCCGGTCTACAAGCTGCCCTCGACCAGCCCGGCCAATGCCTCGTGGTCCTTCGAGCGCAAGCTGGCCGCGTGGCAGGCGGTTTTCGCGGCCCACAGATTGACGCAATTGGTCAAGGGCTGA